GGCTTGCAGCCTCATTCTCACTGATTTGATTCGGAGCAGGGATACCATCATTCTTTACCGCTTCCGTGTCCACAAATCCAGGATGTATTGTTTGGATCCTTATATGTTTGATTCCAAAATGTTCTAATTCCATTCTTGCCGTTTCTAAAAAAAGACGTGCGGCGCCCTTGGAAGCAGTATAATCACCTTGCATAGGGATTCCAAAATAGGTCGCCAAAGAATTCATATGAGAGATCATACTTACTTCTTTTTGTTTTTTCATCTGCTTCATTAGGGGAACATAAAAGTTAATCAAAGAACTGTAGTTGATATTCATACAGTCTAAGATCGTTTTCGCGGTTGCGGTTAATGTATTCGAAGGAGGCCCGATCCCGATATTCAGTAGAGCAATATCTATCTTTCCATACTTATTTATTATTTCTTGTACTACAAATTCTGCATGGCTCTCGTCTCTTCCATCACCGACAAAAGTCATACAATCACTTCCTAATTTTGTGATCTCTTTCGAAACTTCTTGGAGGAGATTTTCCCTTCTTGCCGTAAGTATTATTTTATTTTGGAATTTAGCTAGGGCTAATGCAGTCGCTCTTCCAATGCCAGAAGAAGCTCCCGTGATTAAAATAACCTTGTTTTTATAGTCCATACGTATCAACCGATAAGAAATGAT
This genomic stretch from Leptospira harrisiae harbors:
- a CDS encoding SDR family NAD(P)-dependent oxidoreductase, with the protein product MDYKNKVILITGASSGIGRATALALAKFQNKIILTARRENLLQEVSKEITKLGSDCMTFVGDGRDESHAEFVVQEIINKYGKIDIALLNIGIGPPSNTLTATAKTILDCMNINYSSLINFYVPLMKQMKKQKEVSMISHMNSLATYFGIPMQGDYTASKGAARLFLETARMELEHFGIKHIRIQTIHPGFVDTEAVKNDGIPAPNQISENEAASLVLKGIRKEWKENRFPYGTALATRIGRIVPLWLRTKILLSETPKNF